A region of the Solanum stenotomum isolate F172 unplaced genomic scaffold, ASM1918654v1 scaffold21359, whole genome shotgun sequence genome:
TAAATAATTGACAAGTAAAATAcacaattcaaatatattttttatttcacttgaaaagtgatgttttggaCTTACAGTCCATAGATTAAGAATGTCATTAAGGTACAAATGAATTATTATGACTAAAGTATAACTGTAAGATTTAAAGTACAGATTGTTCCTTTGGGCATAaaattttttcacaaaaatccTGACATTATTGTATAGAGATATATTCTCTtgtggtggatgcaatgaggTTTCTTTCAAACttgcaatagatgaaatacttgaatacGTATACTAAAATTGTTGTCATGTCTATCTGGACAGTGAATGTTCTATGAAAATctttgaaggatttaaaaggttTTAAAGTGATTCCATTAAATAGTACACCAATGATTGTGAGATCTCTTAATATAAAGAAAGATCAATTTCGATCTTATGAAAATAATTTGCACATACTATGTGTTAGTGCAATTGATGCACATATTTTTTCTGTTATTAATATTCatgagataatatttttattaatgtgcAAGGAAGAGATAATTCACTTGGAGATATTTGATTGGTATTAAATTggtataaatttaatatttctaaCCAATACTGTCAAGGTTCTATTGGTTATATAAATGGAAGGTATTACATGAAGTCCTTTCTTCAAACAATCTATTTGCATATGAGGGTACTgtcatattttcaaatttacaaGGCAGTCAGTTGTTGATACATATTCAAGTCTAATCAAGATAGCAACAACTTATAAAATAAGTGGAGATGCATATTTTTCTTTGAGGAGAAGGTTTCAGTAATATACGAAGACAATGTTGCTTGGGTAACTCAAATGAAATAAGAACATAttgaaggaaacaaaataagcatATTTTACCGGAGTTTTTTCCAAGTAcgatcttcaacaaaatttatACAAGATTGATATGTGTTATCTCTGAAATGTTAAGTGATGTTTTCGTCAGGGGGAGTAAATATTGCTACACTCTGTTTTCCTTGGCTAAGGTTTTGTCCGAATAGATTTTCCaagtaaagtttttaatgaggcaacaaCCAACACATATTACTAGAAAtatgtactctttttccttcactagaatTTTTCCCACAGAGATTTTCCTAATAAGATTTTAATGAGGCATATTATcggacatccaagggggagtgttgtaAATATATTATGTGGATGTCTATAACTTCAAGATGTAATTACGCCATAATGTATAGTAACTCCCACTCCTCCATAACCTTCCATGGCTAGTGTCTTCATAAATTTCATGGTTAATGTCATGTTtctgactaaccttttgtatgcatCTATGTaatactataaatagaggcattaGAGTTCATATTGGATAGACTTGAAGATTTGATGAACACTTGAATACttggaagaataagaaaagttCTCATCTCTTATCTCCCTATTTCTATTGTTCTCATCTtatatatttcttgtcttattttgctttaattTTACAACACATTTAGaatattgtattgatttgtattggatttatttagtaacaaacaacaCTCTCTAAATaattgtaagctaatttatttaaatatatttactagcacaaatataaaaatataaaatcaagaaaaaaaattaaaatgatttgagagatattttatctttatatagACTTATCCCATGATATTAAATcatgtgtattactaatacttCCAAATGGAAGGTATAAGTAATACATCTTATCCATTTTAACTGAATTCATATTCGATCCATCCAAATCTAATCCAAACCACTCATTTGTCACCCACCTCTACTATGCATGGTATTATAAGGATCACAATCCACCCATataaaatatgggtaaatatggatTTGATCAAATATGATTTGGGTAAAATGATTGTAACCCACTTTAATCTCctaaagacaaaaaatattaaatcaaagcTAAGTTTAATACCTCAACCCCTACCATCCCACCCTACCCCTACAACCCCACCCTTGtacccccaccccaaaaaaaaaaaaattgaaatttttttttggaatttttgacaaaaaaaatttggcaTCCCTACTCCCACCCCCACCTGCCCCACCcccaatttttaattttttgccaACCCTACCCTCCAACCCCACCCCTGtacccccaccccaaaaaaaattaaaaagacatttttttaaaaaaaaaatttgaaaaaaaatttggcaacccctacccccacccccaagCGCCCCTCCCCCCCACCTACCACCCAACCTACcactaatattttttgtttttcaaaaaaaacaaTTACCCCTCCGCCaccttcccccccccccccccccccccccccccccccccccccccccccccccccccccccNNNNNNNNNNNNNNNNNNNNNNNNNNNNNNNNNNNNNNNNNNNNNNNNNNNNNNNNNNNNNNNNNNNNNNNNNNNNNNNNNNNNNNNNNNNNNNNNNNNNNNNNNNNNNNNNNNNNNNNNNNNNNNNNNNNNNNNNNNNNNNNNNNNNNNNNNNNNNNNNNNNNNNNNNNNNNNNNNNNNNNNNNNNNNNNNNNNNNNNNNNNNNNNNNNNNNNNNNNNNNNNNNNNNNNNNNNNNNNNNNNNNNNNNNNNNNNNNNNNNNNNNNNNNNNNNNNNNNNNNNNNNNNNNNNNNNNNNNNNNNNNNNNNNNNNNNNNNNNNNNNNNNNNNNNNNNNNNNNNNNNNNNNNNNNNNNNNNNNNNNNNNNNNNNNNNNNNNNNNNNNNNNNNNNNNNNNNNNNNNNNNNNNNNNNNNNNNNNNNNNNNNNNNNNNNNNNNNNNNNNNNNNNNNNNNNNNNNNNNNNNNNNNNNNNNNNNNNNNNNNNNNNNNNNNNNNNNNNNNNNNNNNNNNNNNNNNNNNNNNNNNNNNNNNNNNNNNNNNNNNNNNNNNNNNNNNNNNNNNNNNNNNNNNNNNNNNNNNNNNNNNNNNNNNNNNNNNNNNNNNNNNNNNNNNNNNNNNNNNNNNNNNNNNNNNNNNNNNNNNNNNNNNNNNNNNNNNNNNNNNNNNNNNNNNNNNNNNNNNNNNNNNNNNNNNNNNNNNNNNNNNNNNNNNNNNNNNNNNNNNNNNNNNNNNNNNNNNNNNNNNNNNNNNNNNNNNNNNNNNNNNNNNNNNNNNNNNNNNNNNNNNNNNNNNNNNNNNNNNNNNNNNNNNNNNNNNNNNNNNNNNNNNNNNNNNNNNNNNNNNNNNNNNNNNNNNNNNNNNNNNNNNNNNNNNNNNNNNNNNNNNNNNNNNNNNNNNNNNNNNNNNNNNNNNNNNNNNNNNNNNNNNNNNNNNNNNNNNNNNNNNNNNNNNNNNNNNNNNNNNNNNNNNNNNTGGAAATATGAAGAATTTATGTGATGATATGGTAATTAACATACTTTTGCGAATTCCAGTGAAATCTCTCATACGATTCAAATGCATTTCCAAAATTTTGTACGATCTCATACAATCATCTGTCTTCATTAATCTTCATAGCAACCGCACCATCATAAAAGATGAACTAATTCTTTTGAAACGTTCCATTAAAGTAGCACCAAGAGAATATAATAATGTCTTGTCTTTCCTTTCCAGTCATGATGATAATATTAATGATCTAAAGCTTGTTTATCCAGATCTATATATACCACGTTTAACTTCCAGGCATGGTCATCTTTGTTATGAAACTGTTGGTCCTTGTAATGGTTTGGTTGCTTTAACAGATTTCGATGCCATTGTCCTATTTAATCCTGCCACAAGAAATTACAGGGCACTTCCACCGAGCCCTTTTAAATGTAAAGTACGTTTTCATCGTTCCATGAATGGTGGTCTTGGATTTGGCTATGACTGGATAGCTAATGACTACAAGTTTGTTAAGATTTCAGAAATTTTCAGGGATCCTCCGCAATGGCATCCGAACGAGGACAGGGAGAAAACAgttgaaatttatgatttaaacaTAGGTTCATGGAGAGTATTCAATTATGATACTGAAGAGTTCCCCGGTGTTCATTGGTTCCCCTGTTTCGAGATACTTTATAAGGGAGCCTATCATTGGTGTGCATATGCTGAAACAAAGATAATTCTTTGTTTCGATATGACTTGTGAAATTTTTCGCGGTATTATGATGCCACATACTTGTCATTCCTATGACGCAAAACGTTATAGCCTTGTAGTTCTTAATGAGTCCTTAACATTGATTTGTTATGCTGGTCAACAGACAGAGCCTGATCCAATTAGAGATTTGACAGATATTTGGATGATGAAAGAGTATGGTGTATATGAATCTTGGATTAAGAAATACATAATTAGGCCTCTTTATATTGAAGCCCCATTACTACTTTTGAAGGATCATTTGTTGCTTCTTCAAAGCATTAGTGGACTTCTTATGTCCAATGATCTCACTTCAGATAAATTGGAGGAAGTCAATGTATTTAGTAGTGCTCATAGTTTTAGAATGATCATTTACAAGGAATGCTTTACTCCAGTTCCAAAAGTGGAAGGCACAGTAGAACACAACTCCATGATTTTGGAGAAGGTATATCTCTTCAACTTTAACTTGATGAATTAGCATCTAATTTCCAAcatagttgtgttgttgaaaattCTACcagttttttctcttttgtgtCAGGTAACCTGCCTCTGTTTTTTCAGTTAGCACCTGGATTTATTGTAAATCCCACTTTACNcccccccccccccccccccctttggAGCCTGTTTGCATTACTGCTAAAACAATTtatatttagaaatattttttaaaaatagttttttaaaaagggtcttttgaaaaaatcaatttgtgtttggctaatttatttgaaaagtgtttttcatattcaaattgcgtTTGACTGGACtttattaaaaattgtttttgagagtcaaattacgaaaaaaGACAACTActaatgtacttttaatatcaagattattttatagtgagaaactattttaaatatctattataaaaaaaagttaattaaacttttatttttattaaatgaaaatcacatatttaaattttcaatcaatattatacttttttttggagagttaattattttggttattatcttttttctatttatgtaaaattatacaaaaaataatatgtaaaatataaataataataatacataaacgtaaaataaaatataaaaataaaaaataaaaaataaaattcttaaatgaaatttaaccaaacttatgagatatgttattaattagtaagagatatattgataaatatgtatatatgaaagagatattttagtcttgagaaaaatatttttttgtttttacttctgcttttttaagaaataaattttttagcTTATTCCCAACAGCAGAAAAACTGCTTTTGCTTctatttaaaaatacttttactgatttgccaaacacataattttttttaaaagtattttttttctcaaaataaatgcTTCTAACCTCCCAACAACAATGCTAAACAAGCTCTTAATCTTTAAGTTGACTAATTGATAGaataaagataataattttgagatattttacgagcttattttattctattatcTCATAGAATATTCATGTTTATTTAATTCCATCAGCTAAACAACCCGGGTTCAATACCCCACCACATTTCCTttatgcaatatttttttttgtgaggCTTCAACAAAATTgtcattttactatttttctcaaataattatcatttaattattattctaaTACTAAGACcttaatattaataaagagtataaaaattaaatttgtatttatttgaAAAGGTAAAGACTTCTACTCCAtccgtttaaaaaaaatgacctagTTTTAATCGGTTGAAAAAAGAATGATCCCTTTCTTTTTTTGTCTACATTTTAACTTCAAGTAGAATGGccaattatttttctcaaataatttgTGCatgcatttttgttcctttttcctatttttctttGCTTTTGTCTTTTGTTATGTAATTGTTTTTTAAGGAAATAGATTAATGAATCTATGGTAAGAAGAATCATGAATTCTTATATACAAGTAGCTTGTTTAGCTAAATTTTTGGGAGGTTAGAAGTgtcaactttttttaaaataaaataatttgaggatTTTggtgaatctttttttttttaggaaaataaggttttttcttagaaaaaaagTAGCGAAAGGTGTTCTTCAGAAGCTAAAAGAAATAACTTTTTCCGAGaagtactttttaaaaattatgccAAACACAAGTTGCAGCTCAAAAgtacttcttttaaaaaaaattgagcagTCGCTTTTCTTGTATGACACTctcatttttacatttttaatttgttgttgttattgctcCCATATTTATATCCTTTTTCCCCAACTATTTGGCAGACCTTATCTTTGCTTGGGgtctataaaaaataatatttttatctctaTGAGTTGAGAATAAGATCGGCTTACATTATGTTTTTTCTTAACTCCATTTGTGAAACTATGCACTtcgaagaattaaaaaaattagaaagaggTTTACATTTTCTAAAATAACCTTTTAACCTCCGCATATGAAATTCTTATCATTTAAATAgatataacatttattttaatgtcaattgctattttaaataattttaatcattttatattttgttttattgattaAAGTAAAATATACGCAtgaatactaaactagttaaaatacaaaaaaaagtaaGTCTAATGTCTTAAATCCATAACACAAAACAAATCAGTgtgataaaagaaaattttgaaaggagGTCTTTGAAGGTATTCATTTAATTATTGACTTGCTAATTTTGTAAAATGCCACTTTAAAAGAGCTTCTTCCCCTTTTCCCATTCACATGTGGGTAATTCGAAGACTAGTTTAAACAAAACTGAGAGTGTGTTTGGCatgaaggaatttttttttgttgaaactATATTCAAGAttactaaattttttgttttaggaaaatgagttgattgtTTACTCATTTTAATCTGTTTGAtagataaacaaaaaatattagtattttaaaagcatttgtatataatttagatTAGACAAATACTATTGAAGGTGGAGGTGTGAAAGTAGGGGTGTGGGGATGAGGGCTATAAGTGGTGGGCCCGGAAATGAGGTATATTAGACGGTGAAAAGGACCTAATTAATATGGAATGACACTAGTGGAGCTTAGTTTTTCAACTTTCAATcgaaaagtcattttttcttatttttttttaaaaaaaaaatagattttttttctaccaataaaacataaacacattgaaaagtattttctcaaaaatattttcctcctaCAAATCGAAACCTTTTATATGCAATTCCTCTTATTTTGTGTAAATTATTGTCGTACTGCTTCCAGTATCTATCGGTTATTTTTTGATCTATCAAGACGCAATATGAAAAGGTAGTTAAACTACCGCAAGGAAGCAAAACTTTCCTTGGATAATTGTGCAATGCTAtgtcttgtttatttttatttttttttcacttttgtcTAAATGCTATATCTTCTTAATGATATTGCTTCTTATATGCATAGTTTACgtgcataatacataaatgtgcttTTTAACTTCGCTTCAACGGTTATCTATGCCTTTtttaactttgagtgtgcataaatagatacttaaacttgtataaaattatttaagtagACACTATGCCCTATATGACGTCTTATGTGGCAATTCACATCCTAAATGTTGTCTTACTTGTTGGatttttatacaagtttaaatatttacttgtgcacactcaaaattAAAGGGCATAAATATCaattgaagccaagttaaatgGTACATCTATGCATTTTGTCTAATATAAATGATCCTACTTACACATTTTTGTATGTCTTATGATTCCAGTGGAGAAAATCAGAAGATTGATTTGGTGATCAAGGAATGCAAATGTCACACAAAAGTATTTTAGAAAGAACAACCAAGTCGATTGTTTGCATAATGGAAATTATTAAACATGTTTAACTGGaccatatttttctttaagcagattttgactttttttttttctttttcagtttaTTGTGCAAGGataatcaattgaaaaaaaatatatgtagtTCTGAATAGGGCGGACAcaccatatatataaaaagtcaTCTGATACTGCTTCATCAACTTTAGTCTACTTTTTTGCAGGGAATAAATAGTTCAAGATAgataaacaaaatttaaacaaataataatagaaaGCAAAATTTCAATTATATTGTTGTAGGATTGTGATTCAGATCTTGATTGACGTATAACAAGATGTATAAACAAGCAAACCAATGGGTATATACGAAATCAATGCGAGTTGCTCTCTCTACCTATGCTGCAAAGTCGCCATCGCTTTTGATTTCTTCCACCAAATGGTCGGTCTGGACACTGGTCAGCCACCTCATGTGACTAGCTAGGATAACATTTATGAATTTCCACCTCTCCAACAAAAAAAGCCGTAAGTTCTAACTCTCATGTTGTAAAACCTAATTTACCTAACGAAAATACTGGTAAAGAAACGATTATTGATCAATATGTGAATATTGTTAAGGCAAACAACAGTACAAGGAGACAAATTGAAGGCTTGAAAAGGCGAACTAAGGTGGTACTCGGCGATTCAGTGAATGTGAAAGGCAAACTCGATTGAGCTCGTCAGCTGAGGTTCAAACACTGAAGCCTAGAGCAGAAGAAAGGCGTGCTGAAGAGAAGAGGGCAATTCGACTAACGTGATCGGCAAGCCCGACTAACATCGCCCAATGGGTTACACAATgagttttgggccaaattttagGGAAATTATAAATAGCCCAATGGATTGATTGTTCGAGTAGGGTTTTGTGTGTGAACAATTCAAGGAGTGAGAAACTTGAGAGAACACTTTACCTTGTGAAGAACACTTTCTAGTTTTTGGAGTTTTTCAACTTTGCCCttcaaatagaaaaattgaaGTTCAATCCAAAGTGAATTTACTTGTAATTACTTAATTTCATCTTACCCATGACTGCTTTCATGAGagctactccctccgtcccattttatgtgaggtactttgactcggcacaaagtttaagaaaaaaaggaagacttttaaaacttgtggtctaaaatgaatGACAGGAATTTGTGCCGCTAtgaatcatttcattaaaggtaaaatagacattttaaagttaaattattacttaatatagaaatgtgtcattctttttgggaccgactaaaaaggaaagtaagtcacataaattgggacagaaggagtataatttttgcttatttttgataggtggctaaaaccccaatatCTAGGGGTGCAATTATGGAGTTgcgtgttgatttaatgtagtgggtattgtgttatgctctatttttttgttgttcataTATGGATTTGGGCAAATTAGCGTGGGATTAACTTATGGATTAtggttgcaaacttaattccaACTTCCGATCTTCGATCAATGCTCGAAAAAAGATTGATTGGAGTAGGTAATTAGTTTGATACTAGCAATTTTGGTTTGATGTCTGTAACTTGCTTAAAAATAGAAGTTATGGGTCGGATctatttgccctatttttgtatTGAAACAAAGAATAgagtaaggtattgggttgtttagtATGCACATACATGAGCCCGAAAGAAGATTCTGTGAAATGATGCTATGAGATCAAATGAAAATTAGTTTCATTGAAAATGACCCagcctattcatgaatgttcatcactatagagTAACACAATTACCCCTATGTGACATTGATTTCAAATCCTTGCACCCCTAGATTGCTTGTTACTTCATAAATTTTCCGAAATCGTTGTTTAATTGTGACTATTGATAATCAAATCCTTTTATTAAACGGAGAAGGGCCTAAGCTGTccctcaagtatttgaattggtacaaaattaccTACATCTACCTATCCGCCTTAAAATACCCCTGATGTCCACCattggctcaaaaatacccttatatCTAATGGATCATATTCAttaggtggatggagggtaatattgtaccaaatctcatagtttaagggcattttaggcccttttcgttaaaataatttgaaattacttgATATATAAGCTCACATGATtgacttgattttgaattttataataaatttaaaattataaaaaggttaGACATCTACTCTCTACACTCCTCCCTCCCTGGCCCTTCATTTCCTCTCTCTTCcacttttttttctatttggatCTTGTCtaccattttatttttattttaaatttatgataaacaagagagaaaaaaaaggagaaaataacgATACTTTCATATAGAAACAATTAGTTCAATAAAAGATGACTTAATAATGCAactatatacaaatattatatttttcttttgtgtgtacccaaaataaaaaataaaaaaataaaaaaataaaaacaatcattTCACTTATCCCCACCCTCATCCCATCTTGacaataatactaattaaaagaatataaatatgtgagttcatttcaagtttgagtCCCAGATATCCTAATTAAGAATACGagactaaaaagaaataaaatagaaaatgaacaAGACAATTGGataattgagagaaaatattatattaacgaaaataattatttttttagatggaCAATCAGTCGGGATAAGTATGGATTTTAGTTGGATCCccatttatgagttgggttacgtTATAATAAATTGGGGTTGATTAAAATAGGCCAATAGgaagatatcatgaaattaattattttttcaatattattttcaagtgtatcgggtcaaaa
Encoded here:
- the LOC125850995 gene encoding F-box protein CPR1-like codes for the protein MKNLCDDMVINILLRIPVKSLIRFKCISKILYDLIQSSVFINLHSNRTIIKDELILLKRSIKVAPREYNNVLSFLSSHDDNINDLKLVYPDLYIPRLTSRHGHLCYETVGPCNGLVALTDFDAIVLFNPATRNYRALPPSPFKCKVRFHRSMNGGLGFGYDWIANDYKFVKISEIFRDPPQWHPNEDREKTVEIYDLNIGSWRVFNYDTEEFPGVHWFPCFEILYKGAYHWCAYAETKIILCFDMTCEIFRGIMMPHTCHSYDAKRYSLVVLNESLTLICYAGQQTEPDPIRDLTDIWMMKEYGVYESWIKKYIIRPLYIEAPLLLLKDHLLLLQSISGLLMSNDLTSDKLEEVNVFSSAHSFRMIIYKECFTPVPKVEGTVEHNSMILEKVYLFNFNLMN